In Streptomyces sclerotialus, the DNA window GAGGCCGCCGAGGAGACCGCGCGGCTGGGCGTGGGCCGGTACGACTTCCTCGACCGGGACGCCGTACGCGCCGAGGTCGCCTCGCCGACCTTCCTGGCCGGCCTGTGGAACCGCGACGGCGTCGCCATGCTCAATCCGGCCCGCCTCGCCTGGGGCCTGAAGCAGGCCTGCCTGGACCAGGGCGTACGGATCTACGAGCACACCCGCGCCACCGACCTGGCCGCCGACGGCACCGGCATGGCCGTGCGCACGCCCTACGGGCGCGTCTTCGCCCGCCACGTGGCGCTCGGCACCAACGCCTTCCCGAACCTGGTCCGCCGGGTCCGCCCGTACGTCGTCCCGGTCTACGACCACGCCCTGATGACCGAGCCGCTGACCGGCGACCAGCTCGCCGCGATCGGCTGGCAGAACCGCCAGGGCCTCTCCGACAGCAACAACCACTTCCACTACTTCCGCATCACCGCCGACCACCGCATCCTGTGGGGCGGCTACGACATCGTGTACCGGTACGGCGGCGGCGTCCGCGCCGAGTACGACCACCACCCCGCCACGTACGAGAAGCTCGCCCGCCACTTCTTCCAGTGCTTCCCGCAGCTGGAGGGCGTCCGCTTCAGCCACGCCTGGGGCGGCGCGATCGACACCTGCTCCCGCTTCTCGGCGTTCTTCGGCACCGCGCACGGCGGGCGGGTCGCCTACGCCGCCGGCTACACGGGCCTGGGCGTCGGCGCCACCCGTTTCGGCGCCGACGTCATGCTCGATCTGCTCTCCGGCGCCCGCACGGAGCGTACGGAGCTGGAGATGGTCCGCACGAAGCCGCTGCCGTTCCCGCCGGAGCCGCTGCGCTGGGCCGGCATCGGCCTCACCCAGTGGTCGATGACCCGGGCCGACGCGCGCGGCGGCAAGCGGAACCTCTGGCTGAAGGCGATGGACAAGGCGGGCATGGGCTTCGACAGCTGAGAGCCCGGCCCCGGCCGCAGTCCGGCTGCGGCCCCGGCCCCGGCCCCGGCGCGGGCGTGCCCCGGGGTGCGCCCGCGCACCACGCGGCGGCCCGTTGTGATCCACGCCACCCCAAGATCATCGATGGACCCGTGTAAGGAGGCGGCGGCCTCCCGCTCTCCCTCTCGGAACGCGGCCCCGACGGGCCGGCGGGCGAGTGAGGGAGGCAGCCATGGACCCCACACGGGGCAGGCGTGCCGTGGAATGGCTCGTGGCGGTGGCACCGGACCCGGAGTCCTGCCGCTTCGAATGGGAGCGCAACCCGCTCGGGGTGGCGCTCCTCCCGGCCGGACTGGCCTGGGACGTACTGATCATCCCCGGCTCCCTGGGGTATCCCGCGCTCGACGTGCTCACCCACTGCCTCGACCGCCCGGGCCCGGTGCTCGCCGACTTCGGCGACAGCCGCATCGGGTTCTTCGTCCCGCCCGGCACGACGGCCCGCTGGGTGGGCACGGGAGTACGCGGCGCCGGCCCGGGCACCTGGATCGTCGTCCCCTATCCGGGCCGCTGCACGGGCGGCACCCGCTGGCTGATCCCCCCGGACGGCGACGGCACGCTCACCGACCCCGGAGTGCTGGAACTCGCCCTGCACGAGGCGGCGGCACGCATGGCGGGGGAGCCATGAGGACTCCGAGGCGTCCGGCGGGCCGCGCGGATCAGCGGCCCGGGACGCCCTGCGTGCCGTGCCGCCGCCGGACGCCGTGCACCGCGCCGTACAGCACGGTGAGCAGCGCGACCGACAGCGCCCATGAGGCCAGGACGTCCAGCGGCCAGTGGTAGCCGCGGACGACCAGCCCCGGGCCGGTGGCCAGGGCCAGGACGAGCGCCGCGGTGATCAGCAGGCGGCGGGCGGCCGGCGCGGCCGCCCACGGCAGCAGGAGCAGGGCGGCCGCCCCGTACGCGACGGCCGCGGTCGCGGCGTGCCCCGACGGGTAGAAGCCGGTTTCGCCGGCCAGCGCGCCCGGCGGGGCGGGCCGGGCCAGTGCCGCCTGCAACGGCCCGACGAGCGCCGGTACGACGGCCATCGCGACGGCCGCGGCGAGCGGCGGCAGCCACCAGCGGGGGAGCCCCGCGGTCCGCGCCCGCCGTGCCGCGTACGCCACGGCTGCCAGCAGCACGGGCAGGGCCACCGTCATGTTGCCCAGGTCGGCGAGGAATTCGGCGAGCGGCGCGGGCAGGGCACGTGCCAGGAGTACGCGGTCCAGCCGGGCGTCCAGCCGCAGCAGGGCCCCGTGGACGGCGACCTGCCAGGTGAGGAAGGTGAGGAAGAGGAGCGAAGCGGCCAGCGTGCACGCGTACGCGGGGAGAGAGGCCGGCCGCCCCGGAACAGGGGGGTGATTCCGGGGCGGCCGTACTGACCGGCGAACCGCGCGCCCCGGGGGGTCTGGGGCGGGCGGCCATCCGATCGGTGAGGATTCCCGGAGCCGGAGGCTCCGGTGGTGTGCGCGAGGGCACAGCCAGGTCGAAGCCGGGGAAGCGCCGACCGGGCATCGCTCGCAGTCCCCTGCGAGCGGGGTGTTTCTCTCATCTGCAGAAACCGTACGGCAGAGCGGTGGCCTTCCGACAGGCGGATCACCCACCCGCCATGGCCCCCGCACATCTTCTTCACGCGGTCTCGCCACTTCGGGCCGGTGGCCCGGATTCCGCCTCGGGAAAGCGCCGAGCGCCCGCCTCGGGAAAGCGCTGAGCGCCTGCCTCGGGAAAGCGCCGAGCGCCCGCCGGCACGGGCCGACGGGCGCTCAGCGGCTTCGAAGGGCTCAGAGAGCGGCGAAGGCCGACTCCAGGATGTCCAGGCCCTCGTTCAGCAGGTCCTCGCCGATGACCAGCGGCGGCAGGAAGCGGATGACGTTGCCGTACGTACCGGTCGTCAGGATCAGCAGGCCCTCCTGGTGGCAGGCCTTGGCCAGCGCCGAGGTCGCCTCCGGGTTCGGCTCCTTCGAGCCGGACTGCACCAGCTCGATCGCGATCATCGCGCCGCGGCCGCGGACCTCGCCGATGATGTCGTACTTCTCGGCCATGGTCTGCAGACGCGCCTTCATGACCTCCTCGATGCGCTGGGCCTTGGCGTTCAGGTCCAGCTCACGCATGGTCTCGATGGCACCGACGGCGGCGGCGCAGGCGACGGGGTTGCCGCCGTACGTGCCACCGAGGCCACCGGCGTGCGCGGCGTCCATGATCTCCGCGCGCCCGGTCACGGCCGCCAGCGGCAGACCACCGGCAATGCCCTTCGCGGTCGTGATGAGGTCCGGGACGATGCCCTCGTCCTCACAGGCGAACCACTGCCCGGTCCGGCAGAACCCGGACTGGATCTCATCGGCGACGAAGACGATCCCGTTCTCCTTCGCGAAGTTCGCGAGGGCGGGCAGGAAGCCCTTGGCCGGCTCGATGAAGCCGCCCTCGCCGAGCACCGGCTCGATGATGATCGCCGCGACGTTCTCCGCGCCGATCTGCTTGGTGATCTGCGAGATGGCCTGGTCCGCGGCCTCCTGGGCGCAGTTCTCCGGACCGGTCAGCCAGCGGTACGGGTAGGCCAGCGGCACCCGGTAGACCTCGGGCGCGAACGGCCCGAAGCCGTGCTTGTACGGCATGTTCTTCGCCGTCAGCGCCATGGTCAGGTTGGTCCGGCCGTGGTACCCGTGATCGAACACGACCACGGCCTGCCGCTTGGTGTACGCCCGCGCGATCTTGACGGCGTTCTCCACGGCCTCGGCGCCCGAGTTGAACAGCGCCGACTTCTTCCGGTGGTCGCCCGGCGTCAGCTCGGCGAGCTGCTCGCACACCTCGATGTACGGCTCGTACGGCGTGACCATCGCACAGGTGTGGGTGAAGTCGGCGAGCTGCGCGGTCGCGCGGCGCACGACGGCCTCGGCGCTGCTGCCGACCGAGGTCACCGCGATACCGGAACCGAAGTCGATCAGCGAATTCCCGTCCACGTCCTCCAGGACACCGCCGCCGGCGCGCTTGATGAACACGGGCAGCACCGCACCGACACCGGCCGCCACGGTCTCCTGCTTACGCGCCCACAGCTCCTGGGACTTGGGGCCGGGGATCGCGGTGACGACGCGGCGCTCCTGGGGGAGGGCGGGGCCTCCGGTCAGTTCGGACATGGCGGTCTCCTGGAGGGAACGAGGACGCGGACGCGCAGAGGCGGCGTACTACGTGACGTACGAAGGGTTGCGTTCGCAGGCTAGGGGCGGTCGGGCGGCCGGGGCATGCACCGTTCGGGAGAAGTGCGGGGGGCGCGTTGTCCGTACCGGACATAGCGCGGGCCGGGTATGACGACGGCGTACGGCCAGTAGATTGATCCGCGGCACACCGATCGCCGCCTGCCGCACCGCCACCGCTGAACTAGGGGGAACAGGGACACCGGATGGACACCGAGGGCACGCACGACGCACGCAACACCCACCCGGCCCGCCTCCCGCACCCGGCTGCGCACCCGGCTGCGCCGGGAGGGCCGCCGGGGATGCCGTCCGGGGCGGAGCAGGCCGGGGCGGCGAAGGTACCGCCTATGCCCGCCACGGCGCCCGGCGCACCGGAGTCCCCCTTCATGACCTGGCTCCGCGCCCCCCGCGTCCTGGCGGGCCCGGGCATCTGGTCCTTCGAACACCGGCCCCGCCCGAAGGAGGAGCCGCACGAGATCGCGGTGCCGCAGCTGATCGCGGGGGCCGTCATCTCGTTCCTCTGCGCGTGGCTGCTGTGGTCGCTGCTGATGAACGGCTACCTCGGCCCGTACTGGAAGTGGCCGCTGGAGGTGATGCTGCCCGACTCCTGGCGGGCGGGTAACACGGGCGTCATCTCGACCTTCGTGTACATGGCGCTGGTCCTCGGTGTGATCGTCGTCCTCTTCGGGCGGGTGGGCCGGTGGCCGACGCTCTTCCGGCGGCTCCTCGCCCCCGTGGGCCGCCGGGTGTGGAAGCGGCTGCCGGGATGGCTGGCCCCGAAGGACCCGGGTGCCGTCCCCGGCGGCGCGCTGATCCTGCGTGCCGTGGTGGCGCTGGCCGCCGCCTGGCTCCTCTGGGAGTGGTGCACCGACAAGACGCGCGACTCGTCGCTCCTCATGCTCCAGCTGCAGAACCTGACCCCGGACTCGGGCGATCCGGCGTCGTACTTCTACTACTCCACGAGCTACTCGCTCATCGACCTCGCGATCCTGCTGGCCGTGCTCGCCCCGTTCGGGTGCTGGGCCGAGGTGTGGCGCCGCCACGCCCCGCCCGGCCGGCGCCGCGGGACCGACGCCGCGGACGCCGCCGAGGCCGAGGCACCGGTCCTCCAGGTCGACCAAGCCGAGTGGGCCGAGTTGCGGGCCGCCGGGGCCGGAGGGGCCGCTGACCGGCTGGCGCGGGAGGCGCGGGCCGGGCTGATGAACGACGTCGACCATGCGCGGATCACCCGCGCCTGGGAGTCCGTACGGGTGCAGACGAGCCGCTTCCCCGCCTTCGTCGAGAGCGTCCAGCAGCACGGCTCCGGTGCCTGCGGCCACCCCTCCGGCGCCCGTGACCTGCCGGTGCGCACCGCCCGGCACGACCTGCTCACCGGCCAGGTGCGCATCGGCACGGCGTCCGACGACCTCCGTAACCCCTACGACCGGCGCGGCACCGGTACGGCGCTCGACCCCGCCGTGCTGGGGACCTCGTTGCTGGCGGTCGGGCCGCCCGGTGCGGGCAAGACGTCCCGCCTGGTGCGCCCGGTACTGGAGGCCATGTGCCTGCAGGCGCTGGCCGGCCGGGCCGCGGTGGTCTCGGTCGGGGCGGCCGGGGACGGCCCGGCGGCGGACGGCGCGTTCGACGTCGTCGTCCGCGTGGGACACCGCGAATCCCCCTGCGACCTCGACCTCTACGGCGGTACCACCGACCCCGACGAGGCGGCCGCCGTGTTGGCGGAGGCGCTGGTGGGGGATGTGACGGCGGGGCTGCCGGGTGGGGAGAGCCGGCGGGCTGCGACGGTGCTGGGGCAGTTGCTGGGGCCGTTCCGGGCGGCGCACGGGCGGTTCCCCGGGGTGGCCGAGCTGCGGGAGCTGCTGGACGGGGCGCCGGAGGCGACGGCCGCGCTGCGGACCGCGCTGGAGGCGGCGGGCGAGCACGGCGCGCTGCGCGAGCTGGACGCCCGGGAGCGGCAGGCGCAGCGCGCCGGCGACGTCGGGGCGCTGCTCGCGGACCGGATCGCGCTGCTGGACCGCCCCGCGTTCGCGGGGTTCTTCGACCCGACGGGGCAGTCGCGGCAGGTGTCGCTGCAGGCGCTGGACCGCCCGCTGCGGGTACGGATCGACCTGCCCGAGCGCGGGCACGCCGACGCGTCGCGGATCTTGGCGCGGCTGGTGCTCGCGCAGTTCACCGAGTGCGCGGTGGCGCGGGCCGACCGGTCGGTGTTCGCGTGTCTGGTGCTCGACGACGCCTCGCATGTCGTCACCCAGGAGGCGCTGCGGGGCCTGCAGCGGCTGCGGTCCGCGAACGCCGGGGTCGTACTGACCCTGCGGGCGCTGGACGACGTGCCGGAGGCGCTGCGCGGGGCGCTGCTGGGGACGGTCGGCTGCCGGATGGCGTTCGCGGGCGTGACGACGTGGGACGGCGCGCGGTTCGCCGAGGTGTGGGGCAAGGCGTGGGTGGAGACGCGGGACGTCACCGACCGGCAGATCGTCTCCGACGAGCCGTTCACCAAGCTGATGCATTCGATCAGGCGGCTGGTGACGGGCAAGGACGTGACGGCGAAGGCGGTGACGGTACGGACCGTGGAGCGGGAGCGTTGGTCGGCGTCGGACCTGGCCAACGCCGTACCGGCCGGGCACGCGGTGTTGTCGGTGACCTCGGTGACGGGGGAGTCGGCCCCGCCGGTACTGGTGGACCTGCGCGGCTGAGCCGCGGCCTCCCGGGGCATGCGGCCACTGGGGGGCGTGCGGCCACTCGGGGGCGTGCGGCCTTCGCCGGAAGGCCGGAAGCGGCCGCCCCGATTCCTCCGCTGAGGCAGAATTGGTGGTGGCCGTTCATACGGGACGGAGGAAACCCCCGGCTCCCGCCGCACGCGCATCGAAGGTCCCATGCCTCACACCCTTGGCTCTCTCGCCCACCACTCCGCGCTCAAGCTGACCGTGCTCGCGGGCGAGGACCGGCTGGACACCCCCGTCCGCTGGGCGCACGTGAGCGAGCTGATCGACCCGGTGCCCTACATGGAGGGCGGCGAGCTGCTGCTGATCACCGCGCTCAAGCTGGACGCGGAGGATCCGGAGGTGGCGCGGCGGTACGTACGGCGGATCGCGGGCGCCGGGGTGGTGGGCCTGGGCTTCGCGGTCGGGGTGAACTACGAGGACGTGCCGGAGGCGCTGCTCACCGCGGCCCGCGAGGAGGACTTCCCGCTGCTCGCGGTGCCGCGCCGGACGCCGTTCGTGGCGATCAGCAAGGCCGTCTCGGCGGCCGTGGCCGCCGATCAGTACCGCGCGGTGACCGAGGGCTTCGAGGCGCAGCGGGAGCTGACCCGCGCGGCGCTGTCCGCCGAGGGCCCGGCGGAGCTGCTCGCCCGGCTCGCCGCGCACCTGAAGGGCTGGGCCGCGCTGTACGACGCCTCCGGCGCGGTGGTCGCCGCGGCCCCCGACTGGGCGGCCCGCCGCGCGGCGCGCCTCACCGACGACATCGGCAAGCTGCGCGAGCGTCCGGCCCCCGCGAGCTCGGTGGTCCCGGACGCCGAGGGCGAGGACCGGGTGGAGCTGCAGTCGCTGGGCACGGGGCGCCGGGCACGCGGCGTCCTCGCGGTCGGTACGGGCGCGCCGCTGGGCACGGCGGAGCGGTACGCGGTGCACTCCGCCGTCGCCCTGCTGACCCTGACCACCGAGCGGTCCCGCGCGCTGCAGGAGGCCGAGCAGCGCCTCGGGGCCGCGGTGCTGCGGATGCTGCTGGCCGGCGAGCCGGACCACGCGCGGGCCGTGGCGGGGCGGCTGTACGGCGGTCTGCTGGACGCGCCGTTCCGGATGCTGGTGGCGGAGCAGGTGCCCGGCGGCAACGGCGAGGAGTGGTCCGCCGCCGAGGCGACGGCCGCGCTGGACGCGCTCGCCGACGCGATGGAGTCGGCGGCGGCACGGAGCGGTGAGGCGGTGCTCGCCGTACCGGACGGCAGCCGGCTGACCGTGCTCGCCGCGGACGGCGGCGCGGCGGCCGAGGCGGGTGCCGGCCACGCTGCCGCGCTGGAGGCCCGTACCGGGGCCGGCACCGGCACGCACAAGCGGGCGCCCGGCGCGGTCCGCGGCACCCCGGGCCTGGCCGTCGGCCTCTCGGCGCCGTCCGGGCCCGCCGCCGCTTCGGCCGCCTACCGTCAGGCCGAGCAGGCGATGTCGGTGGCCAGGCGGCGCGGCCGGGTCCTGGTCGAGCACGAGGACGTGGCGGCCGGTTCCGTGCTGCCCCTCCTCGCCGACGACGCGGTACGCGCCTTCGCCGACGGGATGCTGCGCGCGCTGCACGACCACGACGCGACCGGCCGCGGTGACCTGGTGGCCTCGCTGCGCGCCTGGCTGTCCCGGCACGGCCAGTGGGACGCGGCCGCCGCCGACCTCGGAGTGCACCGGCACACGCTGCGCTACCGGATGCGCCGCGTCGAGGAGATCCTCGGCCGCTCCCTGGACGACCCGGACGTACGGATGGAACTGTGGCTGGCCCTGAAGGCGACCACGTGCTCGCCCGACTCCTGAGCAGCGGGGGAGCGACCTGTCCCCGGGCCACCGGGAAGCCCCGCGGCCGCCTCCGAGCCCCCTCAGCCGGCCCGGAGTCCCCTCCGTCACCCCCGCACTCGCCAATCCGTAGGACCAGCTCCGCGGACTAGTACGTCCCGGACAAACACCGGTGCGGGAGCGCGCCCCTACCGTGGATCCCGTCCGGAAGGGCGACCGAGGCCGGGCGTGGCGGGAACCGCCGCGCGCACCGGCCGGCGCGCCACTCACCACGCCACCGAGAAGGGCCGGTAACCACTGTGCCGATCCGTAATGACGCAGCCACCACGGCTTTCTGGCTCGCCGGCCGGGAGGCCACCGGCACCGAGACCTTCGAGGTCACCTCGCCCTGGGACGGCCGCACCGTCGGCACCGTGAGCGTGCCCACCGAGGAGCAGGTCGAGGAGGCCGTGGCCGCCTCCGTCGCGGTGCAGGCCGAGTTCGCCGCCACCCCCGCGCACGTGCGCGCCGCCGCGCTGGACCACGTCACCAAGCGCCTGGTGGAGCGTACGGAGGAGATCGCCCAGCTGATCTCCGCGGAGAACGGCAAGCCGATCAAGTGGGCGCGCGGCGAGGTCGGCCGCGCCGTGTCGGTCTTCCGGTTCGCCGCGGAGGAGGCCCGCCGCTTCAACGCCGGCGAGGCCATGCGCCTGGACACCGACGGCGGCGGCGCGGGCCGCCTCGCGCTGATCCGCCGGGTCCCGAAGGGCACCGTGCTCGGCATCGCGCCGTTCAACTTCCCGCTCAACCTGAGCGCCCACAAGGTCGCCCCGGCCATCGCGGCCGGCGTGCCGATCATCCTCAAGCCCGCCCCGGCCACCCCGCTCTCCGGCCTGATCCTCGGCGAGCTGCTGGCCGAGACCGAGCTGCCGGCCGGCTCCTGGAGCGTCCTGTCGGTGCCGAACGACCGGATGCCCGCGCTGGTCCAGGACGAGCGGCTGCCGGTGATCTCCTTCACCGGTTCCGAGAAGGTCGGCTACGCGATCATGGACTCGGTGCCGCGCAAGCACTGCACCCTGGAGCTCGGCGGCAACGGCGCGGCGGTCATCCTCGCCGACTACTCCTCCGAGGCGGACCTGGACTGGGCGGCGCAGCGCATCGCCACCTTCTCCAACTACCAGGGCGGCCAGTCCTGCATCTCCGTGCAGCGCGTGATCGCCGACGCGTCCGTGTACGACCGGTTGCTGCCGAAGATCGTCGAGCGTGTCGAGGCGCAGGTCACCGGCGACCCGACGGACCCCGCGACCGAGGTCGGCCCGCTGGTCAGCGAGGACGCCGCCCGGCGCGTGGAGTCCTGGGTCGACGAGGCCGTGCAGGCCGGCGCCCAGCTGCTCGCCGGCGGCAAGCGGGAGGGCGCCACGTACGCGCCGACCGTCCTCGCCGACCTGCCCGAGGGCACCACGCTCGCGTGCGAGGAGGTCTTCGGACCGGTCCTGTCGGTACAGAAGGCGGACGGCGAGGAGGCGGCCTTCGCCGCCGTCAACAGCTCCAAGTACGGCCTCCAGGCAGGCGTGTTCACGCACGACCTGCAGACCGCCTTCCGCGCCCACAAGGTGCTGGAGGTGGGCGGCGTGATCATCGGCGACGTGCCGTCGTACCGCGCCGACCAGATGCCGTACGGCGGCGCCAAGCAGTCCGGTGTGGGCCGCGAGGGCGTCCGCTACGCGATGGAGGACTACACCTACGAGCGAGTGATGGTGATGACCGGGCTGGAACTCTGACGCTTCCGGCAGCAGAGCCGGACACTGGACAGCAGGGGCCGGGGCGCACATCGGGTGCGCCCCGGCCCTCCGGCTTTCCCGGACGCGGGTCCGCGCACCCCCAGAAGAATGGGAATCATTTTCATGTAGGCTGTCGGTCGTCCCCCGCAGACCGACAGGGAGAAGACCCATGGCCGTCCCCAAGCGGAAGATGTCCCGCTCCAACACCCGTCACCGCCGCTCCAACTGGAAGGCCGCGCAGCCGGACCTGGTGCCGATCACGATCGACGGCAGCCAGTACACCGTGCCGCGCCGTCTGGTGAAGGCGTACCAGCGCGGGCTGATCGACCCGCCGCGGGACTGACGGCGGGGCCGGGCGCCGGGCCGGGAGCTGTGCGCGGCGGGCGGCGGGCGAACGTCCGTATGCGCGAGGACTGGTGCAAGTCGTGCGGATCGGGTACAGACTCACAAGTAGCACTGACCGGTAGCCAACCCGGGCAGGCCACTGACCGGTAGCCGACCCGGCGGACCGGTACGGACCACCGACCCCGCGGTGAGGTGACCCTCCTCATGACGGCTCCATCCACCCGCAACGTCTCCGAGCGCGAAGCCCGGCAGGTCGCCGAGGCGGCCCGTGAACAGGACTGGCGCAAGCCCAGCTTCGCCAAGGAGCTGTTCCTCGGGCGCTTCCGGCTCGACCTCATACACCCCCACCCCACGCCCGCCGCGGAAGCGGTCCAGCGTGGTGAGGAATTCCTGGCCAAGCTCCGCGACTTCTGCGAGACGAAGATCGACGGTGCGCGCATCGAGCGCGAGGCGCAGATCCCCGACGAGACCATCGCCGGTCTCAAGGAGATCGGCGCGCTCGGCATGAAGATCGACACCAAGTACGGTGGCCTGGGCCTCACCCAGGTGTACTACAACAAGGCCCTGTCGCTGGTCGGTTCCGTCAGCCCGGCGGTCGGGGCGCTGCTCTCCGCGCACCAGTCGATCGGCGTACCGCAGCCGCTGAAACTGTTCGGCACACAGGAGCAGAAGGACCAGTTCCTGCCGCGGCTGGCCCGTACGGACATCTCCGCGTTCCTGCTCACCGAACCGGACGTAGGTTCGGACCCGGCCCGGCTGGCCACCATGGCCGTACCGGACGGGGACGACTACGTACTGGACGGCGTGAAGCTGTGGACGACCAACGGCGTCGTCGCCGACCTGCTCGTCGTGATGGCCCGGGTACCCAAGTCCGAGGGACACAAGGGCGGCATCACCGCCTTCGTCGTCGAGGCGGGCTCGGACGGCATCACGGTGGAGAACCGCAACGCCTTCATGGGCCTGCGCGGCATAGAGAACGGCGTCACCCGCTTCCACCAGGTACGGGTGCCCGCTGCGAACCGCATCGGCCCCGAGGGCGCGGGCCTGAAGATCGCGCTGACCACGCTCAACACGGGGCGGCTGTCGCTGCCCGCCATGTGCGTGGGCGTCGGCAAGTGGTGCCTGAAGATCGCCCGCGAGTGGTCCGCCGCGCGCGAGCAATGGGGCAAGCCGGTCGCCGAGCACGAGGCGGTCGGCGGCAAGATCTCCTTCATCGCCGCCACCACCTTCGCGCTGGAAGCCGTCGTCGACCTCTCCTCGCAGATGGCCGACGAGGACCGCAACGACATCCGCATCGAAGCGGCGCTCGCCAAGCTGTACGGCTCGGAGATGGGCTGGCTGATGGCCGACGAACTGGTCCAGATCCGCGGCGGCCGCGGCTTCGAGACCGCCGAGTCGCTCGCCGCGCGCGGCGAACGGGCCGTCCCCGCCGAACAGGTGCTGCGCGACATGCGCATCAACCGGATCTTCGAGGGCTCCACGGAG includes these proteins:
- a CDS encoding FAD-dependent oxidoreductase; this translates as MARAAMNPTGRTTRTPAPAVHALADAAPTPFWLDDPDRPAALPALVGDERCDLLVVGGGYSGLWTALLAKERDPERDVVLVEGQEAGWAASGRNGGFCAASLTHGLGNGLARWPGELKKLEELGARNLDAIGDAVERYGIDCAFERTGEIDLATEPHQIAELKEAAEETARLGVGRYDFLDRDAVRAEVASPTFLAGLWNRDGVAMLNPARLAWGLKQACLDQGVRIYEHTRATDLAADGTGMAVRTPYGRVFARHVALGTNAFPNLVRRVRPYVVPVYDHALMTEPLTGDQLAAIGWQNRQGLSDSNNHFHYFRITADHRILWGGYDIVYRYGGGVRAEYDHHPATYEKLARHFFQCFPQLEGVRFSHAWGGAIDTCSRFSAFFGTAHGGRVAYAAGYTGLGVGATRFGADVMLDLLSGARTERTELEMVRTKPLPFPPEPLRWAGIGLTQWSMTRADARGGKRNLWLKAMDKAGMGFDS
- a CDS encoding phosphatase PAP2 family protein, which gives rise to MTVALPVLLAAVAYAARRARTAGLPRWWLPPLAAAVAMAVVPALVGPLQAALARPAPPGALAGETGFYPSGHAATAAVAYGAAALLLLPWAAAPAARRLLITAALVLALATGPGLVVRGYHWPLDVLASWALSVALLTVLYGAVHGVRRRHGTQGVPGR
- the gabT gene encoding 4-aminobutyrate--2-oxoglutarate transaminase; this encodes MSELTGGPALPQERRVVTAIPGPKSQELWARKQETVAAGVGAVLPVFIKRAGGGVLEDVDGNSLIDFGSGIAVTSVGSSAEAVVRRATAQLADFTHTCAMVTPYEPYIEVCEQLAELTPGDHRKKSALFNSGAEAVENAVKIARAYTKRQAVVVFDHGYHGRTNLTMALTAKNMPYKHGFGPFAPEVYRVPLAYPYRWLTGPENCAQEAADQAISQITKQIGAENVAAIIIEPVLGEGGFIEPAKGFLPALANFAKENGIVFVADEIQSGFCRTGQWFACEDEGIVPDLITTAKGIAGGLPLAAVTGRAEIMDAAHAGGLGGTYGGNPVACAAAVGAIETMRELDLNAKAQRIEEVMKARLQTMAEKYDIIGEVRGRGAMIAIELVQSGSKEPNPEATSALAKACHQEGLLILTTGTYGNVIRFLPPLVIGEDLLNEGLDILESAFAAL
- a CDS encoding ATP/GTP-binding protein; its protein translation is MPATAPGAPESPFMTWLRAPRVLAGPGIWSFEHRPRPKEEPHEIAVPQLIAGAVISFLCAWLLWSLLMNGYLGPYWKWPLEVMLPDSWRAGNTGVISTFVYMALVLGVIVVLFGRVGRWPTLFRRLLAPVGRRVWKRLPGWLAPKDPGAVPGGALILRAVVALAAAWLLWEWCTDKTRDSSLLMLQLQNLTPDSGDPASYFYYSTSYSLIDLAILLAVLAPFGCWAEVWRRHAPPGRRRGTDAADAAEAEAPVLQVDQAEWAELRAAGAGGAADRLAREARAGLMNDVDHARITRAWESVRVQTSRFPAFVESVQQHGSGACGHPSGARDLPVRTARHDLLTGQVRIGTASDDLRNPYDRRGTGTALDPAVLGTSLLAVGPPGAGKTSRLVRPVLEAMCLQALAGRAAVVSVGAAGDGPAADGAFDVVVRVGHRESPCDLDLYGGTTDPDEAAAVLAEALVGDVTAGLPGGESRRAATVLGQLLGPFRAAHGRFPGVAELRELLDGAPEATAALRTALEAAGEHGALRELDARERQAQRAGDVGALLADRIALLDRPAFAGFFDPTGQSRQVSLQALDRPLRVRIDLPERGHADASRILARLVLAQFTECAVARADRSVFACLVLDDASHVVTQEALRGLQRLRSANAGVVLTLRALDDVPEALRGALLGTVGCRMAFAGVTTWDGARFAEVWGKAWVETRDVTDRQIVSDEPFTKLMHSIRRLVTGKDVTAKAVTVRTVERERWSASDLANAVPAGHAVLSVTSVTGESAPPVLVDLRG
- a CDS encoding PucR family transcriptional regulator → MPHTLGSLAHHSALKLTVLAGEDRLDTPVRWAHVSELIDPVPYMEGGELLLITALKLDAEDPEVARRYVRRIAGAGVVGLGFAVGVNYEDVPEALLTAAREEDFPLLAVPRRTPFVAISKAVSAAVAADQYRAVTEGFEAQRELTRAALSAEGPAELLARLAAHLKGWAALYDASGAVVAAAPDWAARRAARLTDDIGKLRERPAPASSVVPDAEGEDRVELQSLGTGRRARGVLAVGTGAPLGTAERYAVHSAVALLTLTTERSRALQEAEQRLGAAVLRMLLAGEPDHARAVAGRLYGGLLDAPFRMLVAEQVPGGNGEEWSAAEATAALDALADAMESAAARSGEAVLAVPDGSRLTVLAADGGAAAEAGAGHAAALEARTGAGTGTHKRAPGAVRGTPGLAVGLSAPSGPAAASAAYRQAEQAMSVARRRGRVLVEHEDVAAGSVLPLLADDAVRAFADGMLRALHDHDATGRGDLVASLRAWLSRHGQWDAAAADLGVHRHTLRYRMRRVEEILGRSLDDPDVRMELWLALKATTCSPDS
- a CDS encoding aldehyde dehydrogenase family protein → MPIRNDAATTAFWLAGREATGTETFEVTSPWDGRTVGTVSVPTEEQVEEAVAASVAVQAEFAATPAHVRAAALDHVTKRLVERTEEIAQLISAENGKPIKWARGEVGRAVSVFRFAAEEARRFNAGEAMRLDTDGGGAGRLALIRRVPKGTVLGIAPFNFPLNLSAHKVAPAIAAGVPIILKPAPATPLSGLILGELLAETELPAGSWSVLSVPNDRMPALVQDERLPVISFTGSEKVGYAIMDSVPRKHCTLELGGNGAAVILADYSSEADLDWAAQRIATFSNYQGGQSCISVQRVIADASVYDRLLPKIVERVEAQVTGDPTDPATEVGPLVSEDAARRVESWVDEAVQAGAQLLAGGKREGATYAPTVLADLPEGTTLACEEVFGPVLSVQKADGEEAAFAAVNSSKYGLQAGVFTHDLQTAFRAHKVLEVGGVIIGDVPSYRADQMPYGGAKQSGVGREGVRYAMEDYTYERVMVMTGLEL
- the rpmF gene encoding 50S ribosomal protein L32, giving the protein MAVPKRKMSRSNTRHRRSNWKAAQPDLVPITIDGSQYTVPRRLVKAYQRGLIDPPRD